One Elephas maximus indicus isolate mEleMax1 chromosome X, mEleMax1 primary haplotype, whole genome shotgun sequence DNA segment encodes these proteins:
- the GSPT2 gene encoding eukaryotic peptide chain release factor GTP-binding subunit ERF3B — protein MDSGSCSSSSCVSAPDCWEQVDLEASGSAPSGDRFSSVVAETSREHLSSSFSRQLNINAKPFLPNVHAAEFVPSFLRGPAQRLIPPASTASNQETCTRSGNPQGKRLGRGAPVEPSKEEQLVVCEGSNSAVTMELSEPVVENGEIKIAVKESWEHSKEVSEAEPGGSSLGDAGHPEESVQEMMEDKEEIRKPKSVVIPSGAPKKEHVNVVFIGHVDAGKSTIGGQIMFLTGMVDKRTLEKYEREAKEKNRETWYLSWALDTNQEERDKGKTVEVGRAYFETEKKHFTILDAPGHKSFVPNMIGGASQADLAVLVISARKGEFETGFEKGGQTREHAMLAKTAGVKHLIVLINKMDDSTVNWSIERYEECKEKLVPFLKKVGFSPKKDIHFMPCSGLTGANLKEQSDLCPWYTGLPFIPYLDNLPNFNRSIDGPIRLPIVDKYKDMGTVVLGKLESGSIFKGQQLVMMPNKHNVEVLGILSDDAETDSVIPGENLKIRLKGIEEEEILPGFILCDPNNLCHSGRTFDVQIVIIEHKSIICPGYNAVLHIHTCIEEVQITALISLVDKKSGEKSKTRPRFVKQDQVCIARLRTAGTICLETFKDFPQMGRFTLRDEGKTIAIGKVLKLVPEKD, from the coding sequence ATGGATTCaggcagctgcagcagcagcagctgcgtCTCTGCGCCTGACTGCTGGGAGCAGGTGGACTTGGAAGCCTCAGGTTCGGCCCCGAGCGGGGACAGATTCTCCTCCGTGGTAGCCGAGACCTCTCGTGAGCATCTTAGCTCGTCCTTCAGCCGGCAGCTCAACATCAACGCCAAACCCTTCCTGCCTAATGTCCATGCCGCGGAGTTCGTGCCGTCTTTCCTGCGGGGCCCGGCCCAGCGGTTGATCCCCCCAGCCAGCACTGCCAGCAACCAGGAAACCTGCACCCGCTCGGGAAATCCTCAAGGTAAAAGGCTGGGACGGGGGGCACCTGTGGAACCTTCCAAAGAGGAACAGTTAGTGGTGTGTGAAGGTTCCAATTCAGCTGTTACCATGGAACTTTCGGAACCTGTTGTAGAAAATGGAGAGATAAAAATTGCCGTAAAAGAATCATGGGAGCACAGTAAAGAAGTAAGTGAAGCAGAGCCTGGGGGTAGTTCCTTGGGAGATGCAGGGCACCCAGAAGAAAGTGTCCAGGAAATGATGGAGGACAAAGAGGAAATAAGAAAACCTAAATCTGTGGTCATACCCTCAGGTGCTCCTAAAAAAGAACATGTAAATGTGGTATTCATTGGGCATGTAGACGCTGGCAAGTCAACCATTGGAGGACAAATAATGTTTTTGACTGGAATGGTTGATAAAAGGACACTTGAGAAATACGAAAgagaagctaaagaaaaaaacagagaaacatgGTATTTGTCCTGGGCCTTAGACACGAATCAGGAAGAAAGAGACAAGGGTAAAACTGTAGAAGTGGGCCGTGCCTAttttgaaacagaaaagaaacattTCACAATTTTAGATGCTCCTGGCCACAAGAGTTTTGTCCCAAATATGATTGGTGGTGCTTCTCAAGCTGATTTAGCTGTACTGGTAATCTCTGCCAGGAAAGGAGAGTTTGAAACTGGATTTGAAAAAGGTGGACAGACAAGGGAACATGCGATGTTGgcaaaaacagcaggagtaaaaCATTTAATAGTGCTTATCAATAAGATGGATGATTCCACAGTAAATTGGAGCATCGAGAGATATGAAGAATGTAAAGAAAAACTGGTACCCTTTTTGAAAAAAGTCGGCTTCAGTCCCAAAAAGGACATTCACTTTATGCCCTGCTCAGGACTGACTGGAGCAAATCTTAAAGAGCAATCAGATCTCTGCCCTTGGTACACTGGATTGCCATTTATTCCATATTTGGATAATTTGCCAAACTTCAACAGATCAATTGATGGACCAATTAGGCTGCCAATTGTGGATAAGTACAAGGATATGGGCACTGTGGTCCTGGGAAAGCTGGAATCAGGATCCATTTTTAAAGGCCAGCAGCTTGTGATGATGCCAAACAAGCACAATGTGGAAGTTCTTGGAATACTTTCTGATGATGCTGAAACTGATTCTGTAATCCCAGGTGAAAACCTCAAAATCAGGCTGAAAGGAATTGAAGAAGAAGAGATTCTTCCAGGATTCATACTTTGTGATCCAAATAATCTTTGCCATTCTGGACGTACATTTGATGTTCAGATAGTGATTATTGAGCACAAATCCATCATCTGCCCAGGTTATAATGCGGTGCTGCACATTCATACTTGTATCGAGGAAGTTCAGATAACAGCCTTAATCTCCTTGGTAGACAAAAAATCAGGAGAAAAAAGTAAGACACGGCCCCGGTTCGTGAAGCAAGATCAAGTATGCATTGCCCGTTTAAGGACAGCAGGAACTATCTGCCTTGAGACATTTAAAGATTTTCCTCAGATGGGTCGTTTTACCTTAAGAGATGAGGGCAAGACCATTGCAATTGGAAAAGTTCTGAAACTGGTTCCAGAAAAGGACTAA